One genomic region from Salvia hispanica cultivar TCC Black 2014 chromosome 2, UniMelb_Shisp_WGS_1.0, whole genome shotgun sequence encodes:
- the LOC125205083 gene encoding putative late blight resistance protein homolog R1A-10, translating into MAAYGALISLMHLIDTLEKHPSPPIYIDITQVESLTQNVTFLLEFLDGYISPVVLDGHEADPLERRIADAVYAAEDVIESQIVDHIHRGSRIVEGHDFFHDLQKVIEEMNLIRGETENIAVKAQMQQKPIVALTSSLTVKENVMVGLEEVFLEVLDKLTGNQLNRQIIPIVGMGGIGKTTLAINLFENALVKEHFDIRAWTTISQTYNVRETLGEVLFQVSGKSSDLSEDRLGEKLSKHLSGRRYLIIMDDMWSIDVWNKIKFFYPNDNNGSRIIVTTRLSNLCFQLNESYRVGVKFLDETSGWDLFCKTVFGKESCPLELENMGKNIVANCKGLPLSITTIGGLLSKSERTKEYWERIEQNLNSIVINNNDEFCLKILRMSYIYLPNYLKPCFLYMGGFEEDRSIRVSMLEKLWVSEGFLKPRSGKCLETIAQEYFKELVDRNLILVHKLGSIGHVKFCKIHDLLRDLCLKEVEKERFYHVANNSERRVVFPRKNARLQTNEVLGYSSHVRSMICDNNRIWWIGEVQWPHNLRLLRTLHGGGVCLLDNVFELVNSRYLAVHLHENSKFPTSIALLWNLYTLIISYSNCLIIPIEFWKLHQLRHLIFDCSSFGLILPNPPSGDNEIVVMENLQTLKGVKNLILNEEVIKRIPNVKKLLLGYGKKQMEGENCLGYLQCFSKLENFHCNSRNESDEYFQRIKFPNSLKKLFIIASSDMVLEDIMPKIGSLPLLEKFVLLHGIFETGKWETIEGQFPSLKFLRLEFCGGLKDWIVSDNSHFPLLQKLRLNSFDQLKEIPSEVGEIATLKSIELVYCSESVVRSAKKIVEEQEDLYGDQLDLHVQARVWKHQEELKSLASANFEVEITSMRY; encoded by the coding sequence ATGGCGGCCTATGGAGCTCTGATTtctcttatgcatttaatagATACCCTTGAGAAACATCCTTCTCCTCCCATTTATATCGACATAACACAAGTTGAATCTCTCACTCAAAATGTTACCTTCTTGCTCGAGTTTCTTGATGGTTATATTTCACCAGTTGTTCTTGATGGCCATGAAGCTGATCCATTGGAGCGTCGCATTGCTGATGCAGTTTATGCAGCTGAGGATGTTATTGAATCCCAGATTGTGGATCACATTCACAGAGGATCCAGAATCGTTGAAGGTCATGACTTCTTTCATGATCTACAAAAGGTGATAGAAGAAATGAACCTGATCAGAGGAGAGACGGAGAATATTGCAGTCAAAGCTCAGATGCAGCAAAAGCCCATTGTTGCCTTGACGTCTTCTTTAACTGTGAAGGAAAATGTGATGGTGGGCTTGGAGGAAGTGTTTCTTGAAGTTTTGGATAAGCTCACTGGGAATCAACTCAACCGCCAAATCATCCCCATTGTGGGAATGGGCGGCATTGGTAAGACCACCCTTGCCATAAATCTATTTGAGAATGCACTTGTTAAGGAACATTTTGATATTCGTGCTTGGACAACAATATCTCAAACTTATAATGTTAGAGAAACTCTTGGAGAAGTTCTTTTTCAAGTAAGTGGAAAGTCGAGTGATCTGAGTGAGGACCGATTAGGAGAAAAGTTATCCAAGCATTTGTCAGGTAGGAGGTATCTCATTATAATGGATGATATGTGGAGTATAGATGTGTGGAACAAGATCAAATTTTTCTATCCTAATGACAATAATGGGAGTCGAATTATTGTAACAACTAGGCTGTCAAACTTGTGTTTTCAGTTGAATGAGTCATATAGAGTTGGTGTAAAATTTCTAGATGAGACTAGTGGTTGGGATTTGTTTTGTAAGACTGTGTTTGGGAAAGAAAGTTGTCCTCTTGAATTGGAGAACATGGGAAAGAATATTGTAGCGAATTGTAAGGGGCTTCCTTTATCAATTACTACAATAGGAGGTCTTTTGTCAAAATCTGAGAGGACAAAAGAATATTGGGAGCGTATAGAGCagaatttaaattcaattgttATTAACAATAATGATGAATTTTGCTTGAAAATATTGAGGATGAGCTATATCTATCTGCCAAACTATTTGAAACCATGTTTTTTGTACATGGGTGGTTTTGAGGAAGATCGTAGTATCCGTGTGTCAATGCTAGAGAAGTTATGGGTATCTGAAGGATTTTTAAAACCAAGGAGTGGGAAATGTTTGGAAACAATAGCACAAGAGTATTTTAAGGAGTTGGTTGATAGAAATCTCATTTTAGTTCATAAGTTAGGCTCTATTGGACATGTCAAGTTttgtaaaattcatgatttgttGAGAGATTTGTGTTTGAAAGAAGTTGAAAAGGAAAGGTTTTATCATGTGGCCAATAATAGCGAACGTCGGGTTGTTTTTCCACGTAAAAATGCAAGGTTGCAAACAAACGAAGTCTTAGGATATTCGTCCCATGTTCGTTCCATGATATGTGATAATAATCGTATATGGTGGATTGGAGAAGTTCAATGGCCTCACAATCTTAGATTGTTGAGGACACTCCATGGGGGTGGGGTTTGTTTGCTAGATaatgtgtttgaattggtaAACTCACGGTACCTTGCGGTTCACCTTCATGAGAATTCCAAATTCCCTACTTCGATTGCTCTGCTTTGGAATCTATACACTTTGATTATTAGTTACTCGAATTGTCTTATTATCCCGAttgaattttggaaattgCATCAACTTCGGCACCTCATATTCGATTGTTCGTCCTTCGGATTGATTCTCCCGAATCCTCCCAGTGGCGACAATGAAATTGTTGTCATGGAGAATCTGCAAACACTCAAAGGAGTgaagaatttgattttgaacgAGGAGGTGATTAAAAGAATTCCCAATGTGAAGAAATTGCTTTTAGGATATGGTAAGAAACAAATGGAAGGAGAAAACTGTCTCGGGTATCTTCAGTGTTTTAGTAAATTGGAAAATTTCCACTGTAATTCCAGAAATGAGAGTGATGAATATTTTCAGAGGATTAAGTTCCCAAACTCCCTCAAGAAGTTGTTTATTATTGCCTCTTCTGATATGGTGTTGGAAGACATAATGCCAAAAATCGGGTCATTGCCTCTTCTCGAGAAGTTTGTACTATTACACGGTATCTTCGAAACAGGCAAGTGGGAAACAATTGAAGGCCAATTTCCAAGCCTCAAGTTTCTGAGATTGGAGTTTTGTGGTGGCCTAAAAGATTGGATTGTGTCAGACAACTCTCACTTTCCACTTCTCCAGAAGCTTCGTCTTAATTCTTTCGATCAACTGAAGGAGATCCCATCAGAAGTGGGAGAAATAGCAACGTTGAAATCAATTGAATTGGTTTATTGCAGTGAATCGGTGGTGAGGTCAGCTAAAAAGATAGTAGAGGAACAAGAGGATCTATATGGAGACCAACTAGACCTTCATGTTCAAGCGAGAGTTTGGAAGCATCAAGAAGAACTGAAGAGCTTGGCAAGTGCCAACTTTGAAGTTGAAATCACCTCTATGAGGTACTAG
- the LOC125208138 gene encoding acetylglutamate kinase, chloroplastic-like: MLAANIRPISSPLPAVLEKSSSFALSRQNVAPLAKFKPSRISTSLRSSLQSIVAPEVDQDFTSAQTRVKILSEALPFIQKFRGKTIVVKYGGAAMKSEALQASVIADVVLLSCVGLRIVFVHGGGPEINQWLGKLNIEPNFLNGLRVTDASTMEIVSMVLVGKVNKQLVALINKAGGTAVGLSGIDGRLLTARPSPNASQLGFVGDIASVDPTIIRPLIDNNHLPVIASVAADATGQAYNINADTAAGELAAALGAEKLILLTDVAGILEDRNKPESLVREIDIKGVKKMIEEGTIAGGMIPKVNCCVRSLAQGVRTTSIIDGRLKHSLLLEILTDEGAGTMITG, from the coding sequence ATGTTAGCTGCCAATATCCGCCCGATTAGTTCCCCTTTACCAGCAGTTCTTGAAAAATCTAGTAGTTTTGCTCTTTCAAGGCAAAACGTAGCGCCTTTGGCCAAATTCAAGCCCAGCCGTATAAGCACAAGCCTCAGATCGTCTTTACAGTCGATTGTAGCTCCAGAAGTTGATCAAGACTTCACTTCTGCTCAAACTCGAGTGAAGATTCTATCCGAGGCATTGCCCTTTATCCAGAAATTCCGTGGCAAGACCATTGTTGTTAAGTATGGAGGAGCAGCGATGAAATCCGAGGCCCTGCAGGCGTCTGTGATTGCTGATGTCGTGCTTCTTTCCTGTGTTGGCCTCCGTATCGTATTTGTCCATGGAGGTGGGCCAGAGATCAACCAGTGGCTCGGCAAGCTAAACATCGAGCCAAATTTCCTCAACGGGCTCCGTGTCACCGATGCATCGACCATGGAGATTGTGTCGATGGTGTTAGTTGGTAAAGTGAACAAGCAGCTCGTCGCGCTGATCAACAAAGCTGGCGGGACCGCGGTCGGTTTATCGGGAATCGATGGCCGGCTCTTGACGGCTCGGCCCTCTCCGAACGCCTCGCAGCTCGGTTTCGTTGGCGACATCGCGAGTGTCGATCCCACGATAATCCGGCCGCTCATTGACAACAACCACCTCCCCGTGATCGCCTCGGTCGCTGCTGATGCAACCGGACAGGCCTACAACATCAACGCGGACACGGCAGCTGGTGAGCTGGCGGCGGCGCTGGGGGCGGAGAAGCTGATATTGCTGACGGACGTGGCCGGGATACTGGAGGATCGGAACAAGCCAGAGAGTCTGGTGAGGGAGATCGACATCAAGGGAGTGAAGAAGATGATTGAAGAGGGGACAATAGCTGGTGGGATGATCCCGAAGGTCAACTGCTGCGTGAGGTCACTGGCACAAGGTGTTCGGACGACGAGCATCATCGATGGGCGGCTGAAGCATTCGCTGCTCCTTGAGATTCTCACTGATGAAGGCGCTGGGACGATGATCACTGGATAA
- the LOC125208137 gene encoding protein PHYTOCHROME-DEPENDENT LATE-FLOWERING gives MGISFKVSKTGRRFRPKPLPSNAAVPRAEDDEFIDSQIAASKQKTDASARKLGEARENKGITKIGDNEVSFTLKLFPDGYSIGKPVENESANQTSNDVPKLLHPYDRASEALFSAIESGRLPGDILDDIPCKYIDGTIICEVRDYRKCFAEGVNVASGESSPAINRVSLKMSLENIVKDIPAISENGWTYGDLMEVESRILKAIQPQLCLDPSPQLDKLSEDPIQNKLNLELRSMRRKRLRQISEANNHGKKASLDRVPESSRLGDAGTLVQQPAYENTNSQNNVSNAMLQLRSNGFGSDGSLLPSPMTSYQPKYTGGVSPRMKDQRTGALLNASVGSPGGQDMMIPFADNIAASLHGKRENQDGQSSPLTNKKARLTHAGPEGNIQHFGSQMDPLHGTESHWKNTLIQQQSIGRVMQYANNGMQKFPQQAFEGSLNQEGGQMPFSVGQQGIRYNLKEEPVETDRLDKPDGRVAMGENELANIDSQQSRLQQRMPHQMMRSGFPQSPWNNLGQPLDNNSRKEDPFQKRKLVQSPHVSGSGLPQSPLSSRSGEFSSGSMGQFGAVVTSGLVSSQKDKSAVTSVGVGGNPSFTSSANESVQRHPHAQAAAKRRSNSLPKTPAMSGVGSPASVGNMSLPSPPVGSQTLGDQTTLERFSKIEMVAMRFQLNCKKGKVEEYPIRKPNAFSAQQLMSHFSSDSNNENLKDETCQMPLSKSLVGGSMNVCKTRILNFIQTERILQGNTFQMVQKSRTRMIMSEKPYEGAVAIHIGEIEDADYLAAEDYLPTLPNTHMADLLAAQYSLLMTREGYHMEDHVQPKPVRMNPNSGTQPNPSGISPTSAAPEMQQFSEGVSLQQSSDVAKPSNSGNSTSSQNLQGMRVLPPGGAQAIQMSQGLLPGVSVSSRPQQPEQLPPMQQQPQLPQQHPQFQRMLPTNSMQHLNNIAQNANMQLGPHTTNKNTALQFQMMQQQQQSQLLQPQQQQQLMQRKMMPGLGNVGMGNIGNNMMGLGVGGLGNVMGIGGARGVSGSGISAPMGSMSNIGNMNQNPMNLTSAASLTNAIRSGTLTQQQAFMKMKLGNQNRANLLGNPQSSIGGIPGARQMHPGSNLSMLGPAALNRANMNQMQRTAMGPPKVPGMNPYMNQQQHQLQQQQLHLQQQQQQQQLQMQQQQQQQQQQQQQQQQQQMQQQLQQQQLQQQPQPQQQETTSPLQAVVSPPPVGSPSSVGIPHQMTQQQQQQQQQQASPQQMSQRTPMSPQLSSGAIHPMGAGNPEACPASPQLSSQTMGSVGSIANSPMELQGVNKSNSVNNV, from the exons ATGGGGATCTCGTTTAAGGTCTCCAAAACAGGTCGGCGATTTCGCCCCAAACCGCTGCCGTCAAATGCGGCCGTTCCACGCGCCGAAGATGACGAATTCATCGATTCCCAAATTGCTGCGTCGAAGCAGAAAACTGATGCCTCTGCTCGGAAGCTG GGAGAGGCCAGAGAGAACAAGGGAATCACTAAAATTGGAG ATAATGAAGTTTCATTCACTCTTAAACTTTTTCCGGATGGATATTCGATCGGGAAACCTGTTGAG AATGAATCTGCCAACCAGACATCCAACGATGTACCGAAGTTATTGCATCCATATGATAGAGCATCAGAGGCTCTTTTTTCG GCAATTGAATCTGGTCGATTGCCGGGAGATATTCTGGATGACATACCATGCAAATATATTGATGGGACAATTATCTGTGAG GTGCGAGATTATCGCAAGTGCTTTGCTGAAGGAGTTAACGTGGCTTCTGGCGAAAGCTCACCTGCAATCAACAGAGTGTCTCTCAAAATGTCACTGGAAAATATAGTGAAGGATATTCCAGCTATTTCAGAAAATGGTTGGACATATGGTGATCTGATG GAAGTGGAGTCTAGAATTTTGAAAGCTATACAACCACAACTTTGTCTTGATCCATCCCCACAGCTAGACAAACTATCTGAAGATCCAATTCAAAATAAG TTAAATTTAGAACTACGCAGCATGCGAAGGAAAAGATTGAGGCAGATTTCTGAAGCTAATAACCATGGAAAGAAGGCAAGTCTTGATAGAGTTCCAGAAAGTTCTAGGTTGGGAGATGCAGGAACTTTAGTGCAGCAACCTGCCTATGAGAATACAAACAGTCAAAATAATGTTTCGAATGCTATGCTTCAACTAAGAAGCAATGGCTTTGGGTCGGATGGCTCTCTTCTGCCTTCACCTATGACATCCTACCAACCAAAATATACCGGAGGCGTAAGCCCAAGAATGAAGGATCAGCGGACAGGAGCACTTTTGAATGCCTCTGTAGGTTCTCCTGGTGGGCAGGACATGATGATCCCATTCGCTGATAACATTGCTGCTTCTCTTCATGGCAAGAGGGAGAATCAAGATGGACAATCATCTCCATTGACCAACAAGAAGGCTAGGCTTACACATGCAGGTCCTGAGGGAAATATACAGCATTTTGGTTCACAGATGGATCCATTACATGGGACTGAATCTCACTGGAAGAACACATTAATACAGCAGCAGTCAATTGGAAGAGTCATGCAGTATGCTAACAATGGCATGCAAAAGTTCCCTCAGCAGGCATTTGAAGGGAGTCTAAATCAGGAAGGAGGGCAGATGCCATTCAGTGTTGGACAGCAAGGAATAAGATACAACCTGAAGGAAGAACCTGTTGAGACAGATAGATTGGATAAACCCGATGGTCGTGTGGCCATGGGAGAGAATGAATTAGCAAATATCGACTCCCAGCAGTCACGGTTGCAGCAAAGGATGCCACATCAGATGATGAGATCTGGCTTCCCTCAATCTCCTTGGAACAATCTTGGACAGCCTCTTGATAATAATTCTAGAAAGGAAGACCCTTTCCAGAAGAGAAAATTGGTTCAGAGTCCTCATGTTTCTGGCAGTGGCTTGCCTCAATCTCCTTTGTCGTCAAGATCTGGAGAATTTTCTAGTGGTTCTATGGGGCAATTTGGAGCTGTTGTAACTAGTGGGCTCGTATCATCACAAAAGGATAAATCTGCGGTCACATCTGTTGGTGTTGGTGGCAACCCGTCTTTCACTTCAAGTGCTAATGAGTCTGTGCAGAGGCATCCTCATGCACAGGCAGCTGCAAAACGCAGATCTAATTCTCTTCCTAAGACCCCTGCAATGAGTGGAGTTGGCTCTCCAGCAAGTGTTGGCAATATGAGCTTACCAAGCCCTCCTGTTGGGAGTCAGACATTGGGTGATCAGACCACATTGGAAAGATTCTCGAAGATAGAAATGGTAGCTATGAG GTTTCAACTTAATTGCAAAAAGGGTAAGGTGGAAGAGTACCCTATCAGGAAACCTAATGCATTTTCAGCTCAACAGCTGATGTCTCATTTCTCAAGTGATTCAAACAATGAGAATTTGAAAGATGAAACATGTCAAATGCCACTGTCAAAGTCCCTGGTTGGTGGTAGCATGAATGTTTGCAAGACCAGGATTTTGAACTTTATTCAGACAGAGCGCATTCTTCAAG GTAATACCTTCCAAATGGTCCAAAAGTCCAGAACTAGGATGATCATGTCGGAGAAACCATATGAGGGTGCTGTTGCAATTCATATAGGGGAGATAGAGGACGCAGATTACTTGGCTGCAGAGGATTACCTTCCAACATTGCCAAATACT CACATGGCTGATCTACTTGCAGCGCAGTATTCTTTACTG ATGACACGGGAAGGTTATCACATGGAGGATCACGTCCAACCAAAACCTGTTCGGATGAATCCTAACTCAGGGACCCAGCCCAATCCTTCGGGAATATCTCCCACTAGCGCAGCACCTGAGATGCAGCAGTTTTCTGAAGGTGTTTCTCTGCAGCAATCGAGCGATGTCGCAAAACCGAGCAACAGTGGTAATTCAACCTCATCACAGAACCTACAAGGCATGAGGGTGCTGCCTCCAGGAGGTGCTCAGGCAATTCAAATGTCCCAAGGACTTCTACCTGGGGTTTCAGTGTCTTCAAGGCCTCAGCAACCCGAACAACTGCCGCCTATGCAACAGCAACCTCAACTGCCGCAGCAGCATCCCCAGTTCCAAAGGATGCTCCCAACGAACTCGATGCAGCATCTGAATAATATAGCTCAGAATGCTAACATGCAGTTGGGGCCTCATACGACAAACAAGAACACAGCTCTCCAGTTTCAGATGATGCAACAACAGCAACAATCGCAACTTCTTCAGccgcagcagcagcagcagttAATGCAAAGAAAAATGATGCCTGGCCTTGGAAACGTCGGGATGGGAAATATTGGCAATAATATGATGGGGCTTGGAGTTGGAGGCTTGGGTAATGTCATGGGAATCGGTGGGGCTAGGGGTGTGAGTGGATCGGGCATTTCTGCACCGATGGGGTCTATGTCAAACATAGGAAATATGAATCAGAACCCCATGAATCTGACTTCTGCTGCAAGTCTTACTAATGCCATTAGATCCGGGACGCTTACACAGCAGCAAGCTTTCATGAAAATGAAGTTGGGAAACCAAAACAGAGCGAATTTGTTGGGAAACCCGCAGTCGAGTATTGGAGGCATACCTGGCGCTAGACAGATGCATCCAGGATCAAATCTTTCCATGCTCGGCCCTGCTGCTCTAAACCGGGCCAATATGAATCAGATGCAACGTACAGCTATGGGTCCACCGAAGGTACCGGGAATGAATCCTTACATGAACCAGCAGCAACATCAGCTTCAGCAGCAGCAGCTACACTTACAGCAACAacaacagcagcagcaactacagatgcagcagcagcagcagcagcaacaacaacaacaacaacagcagcagcagcagcagatgCAGCAACAGCTGCAACAACAGCAACTACAGCAGCAGCCGCAGCCACAGCAGCAAGAAACAACGTCACCATTGCAAGCTGTTGTTTCGCCTCCACCAGTCGGATCGCCTTCAAGCGTGGGGATTCCCCACCAAATGACTCAGCAACAGCAACAGCAACAGCAACAGCAGGCCAGTCCCCAGCAAATGAGCCAGAGAACTCCGATGAGCCCACAGCTCAGTTCTGGGGCCATTCATCCGATGGGTGCTGGTAATCCAGAAGCCTGTCCCGCCAGTCCTCAGTTGAGCTCACAGACCATGGGCTCAGTCGGTAGCATCGCAAACTCTCCAATGGAGCTACAGGGTGTCAACAAAAGTAACTCTGTAAATAATGTATAG
- the LOC125203905 gene encoding jasmonate ZIM domain-containing protein 1-like has product MWTARDTSHGRSKGKALETSNFAQTCNLLSQYMKQKGTLRDLNLEIGGKVESIETLVKPGSSLAAAKRASTDSPVKSAVTATEIPIVAVEEGSDKDSTCKDPKIAQLTIFYSGKVLVFDDFPADKVRDVVHLAKKSGSKMSYGITATSMAAPERPNPMAAASSPREGLPPRPHAGKQHVGISSNTCKAGVSEAGPSRSGGEEELSTNSEGSGSDLPIARRSSLHRFLEKRKDRAAVRGPYHNHQENVAHNFKGDEPIDLNSFPYQKD; this is encoded by the exons ATGTGGACTGCGAGAGACACCTCTCACGGCCGGAGCAAAGGGAAGGCGCTCGAGACGTCGAATTTCGCCCAAACCTGCAATCTCCTCAGCCAGTACATGAAGCAGAAGGGCACCCTCAGAGACCTAAATCTCGAAATCGGAGGAAAAGTTGAAAGCATCGAAACTCTAG TGAAGCCTGGATCATCTCTTGCTGCGGCGAAACGTGCGAGCACGGACTCACCGGTGAAATCTGCGGTTACGGCGACGGAAATTCCGATTGTGGCGGTGGAAGAGGGCTCTGATAAAGATAGCACATG CAAAGATCCCAAGATTGCGCAGTTGACGATCTTTTACTCGGGAAAGGTGTTGGTTTTCGACGATTTTCCGGCGGATAAGGTTCGAGACGTCGTGCACTTGGCCAAAAAGAGCGGTTCGAAGATGTCTTACGGCATCACGGCCACGAGCATGGCCGCTCCAGAGCGGCCGAATCCCATGGCCGCGGCGTCTAGCCCGCGCGAGGGGCTGCCTCCGCGGCCGCATGCTGGGAAGCAGCACGTTGGCATTTCGTCGAACACCTGCAAGGCTGGAGTGAGCGAAGCCGGGCCGTCGAGATCGGGAGGGGAGGAAGAGCTCTCGACTAATTCTGAGGGTAGTGGATCAG ATTTGCCAATTGCAAGGAGATCATCACTTCATAGGTTTCTTGAGAAGAGGAAAGATAG AGCTGCTGTGAGAGGGCCATACCATAATCATCAAGAGAATGTTGCACACAATTTCAAGGGTGATGAACCAATTGACCTAAATAGCTTCCCTTATCAAAAAGATTAG
- the LOC125208434 gene encoding ankyrin repeat-containing protein BDA1-like — protein MAEKEMYDAATIGDVTTLKQLLQTNQHLLDVVSLTSCLKNVLHIAINQGQEGIVEEVLKIKPELALELDSKGSSSLHLAAAIGIVGIAKRLLAIAPEMCWWRDGQDMNPLHVAAVKGNVAVLEEMLRQDSFAAAERLHRGQTVLHLCVKHRQLGTLMVLVDKLGDKDLVSAEDDNGETLLHFAVRTNQLEVVVYLDESGKLGRLTKNSGGKTALNILNESFEDTSTYSEMKSILKKYSNRLIALNLPRFAEMTMVAAVLIATMAFQAAVSPPGGVWQANKPEEEAGEMYFAGHAVMALKEKDLYKQFIQVNIVAFISSLVAILFLATTGSSDQWIFVLCATISMLVSMASIGVTYGISLIMTNPNMDGFGLRYVVAISGSVFLVSIIFIIIISSMRDGKRVKRLVKKVGPPCSFA, from the exons atggcagaAAAGGAAATGTACGATGCTGCAACAATTGGAGATGTAACAACACTGAAACAACTCCTCCAAACAAATCAACACCTTCTTGATGTAGTTTCATTAACCTCATGTCTGAAAAACGTGTTGCACATTGCAATAAATCAGGGGCAAGAAGGCATCGTGGAAGAGGTGCTGAAGATCAAGCCGGAGCTCGCTCTCGAGCTCGACTCCAAGGGCTCGTCGTCTCTCCACCTCGCGGCCGCAATAGGGATCGTGGGGATCGCAAAGAGGCTGCTAGCCATAGCCCCGGAGATGTGCTGGTGGCGAGACGGCCAAGATATGAACCCGCTTCATGTCGCGGCCGTGAAAGGGAATGTGGCGGTGTTGGAGGAGATGCTAAGGCAGGACTCCTTTGCGGCCGCGGAAAGGCTGCATCGCGGACAGACTGTGCTGCACTTGTGCGTGAAACATCGTCAGCTTGGGACGTTGATGGTTTTGGTGGATAAACTGGGAGACAAAGACCTAGTGAGTGCAGAGGATGATAATGGAGAGACATTGTTGCATTTTGCTGTCAGGACTAATCAACTTGag GTTGTAGTATACTTGGATGAAAGTGGCAAACTAGGGAGGTTGACAAAGAATTCCGGTGGCAAAACCGCCCTCAATATCTTGAACGAGAGCTTTGAAGACACAAGTACATATTCCGAAATGAAATCAATCCTGAAAAAGTATTCTAATCGGTTAATAGCCCTAAACCTGCCTCGGTTCGCTGAGATGACGATGGTGGCAGCGGTCCTGATCGCGACCATGGCGTTCCAGGCGGCCGTCAGCCCCCCAGGCGGCGTATGGCAAGCAAACAAGCCCGAAGAAGAAGCCGGGGAAATGTACTTCGCCGGGCATGCAGTCATGGCTCTCAAAGAGAAAGATTTATACAAACAGTTCATTCAAGTCAACATCGTGGCATTCATTTCGTCTCTCGTGGCAATCTTGTTCCTTGCCACCACCGGCTCCTCGGACCAGTGGATCTTCGTGCTCTGTGCCACGATATCGATGCTGGTGTCGATGGCGTCTATTGGAGTGACTTATGGGATTTCCTTGATCATGACAAATCCCAACATGGATGGGTTTGGGTTGAGGTATGTTGTTGCCATATCAGGCTCTGTGTTCTTGGTATCCattatatttatcataatCATTAGCTCCATGAGAGATGGGAAGAGAGTGAAAAGACTTGTCAAGAAGGTCGGGCCGCCCTGCAGCTTTGCGTAG